A stretch of the Sphingomonas sp. CL5.1 genome encodes the following:
- a CDS encoding fumarylacetoacetate hydrolase family protein — protein sequence MTEGAAAQWAIAPDDRPCVTVADGSTFPVHRIWCVGRNYSEHAREMGGDPTREPPFFFAKPADAVVPSGSKLRFPRATDELHHEVELVVAIGGHGSDLSPEEARRLIFGYAVGLDMTRRDRQAEAKATARPWEIGKAFDQSCPISEIRLAAETGDLAAGAITLSVNGAERQSGDLADMIWSPAECIAALSRIVDVFPGDLILTGTPAGVGPVVAGDTLRATCEGVGELSITYER from the coding sequence ATGACTGAGGGCGCGGCGGCGCAATGGGCGATCGCGCCGGACGATCGGCCTTGCGTGACCGTCGCCGACGGATCGACCTTTCCCGTTCACCGGATCTGGTGTGTCGGCAGGAACTATTCCGAGCACGCACGCGAAATGGGCGGGGACCCGACGCGCGAACCGCCGTTCTTTTTCGCCAAGCCGGCCGACGCGGTGGTTCCGTCGGGAAGCAAATTGCGGTTCCCGCGCGCGACCGACGAACTGCACCACGAGGTCGAGCTCGTCGTCGCGATCGGTGGTCACGGTTCGGACCTGTCGCCCGAAGAGGCGCGGCGGCTGATCTTCGGCTATGCCGTCGGCCTCGACATGACCCGCCGCGATCGGCAGGCGGAGGCCAAGGCGACCGCGCGGCCGTGGGAGATCGGCAAGGCGTTCGATCAGTCGTGCCCGATCAGCGAGATCCGGCTGGCGGCGGAAACGGGCGATCTCGCGGCTGGCGCGATCACGCTTTCGGTGAACGGCGCAGAGCGGCAGTCAGGCGACCTTGCCGACATGATCTGGTCACCGGCGGAATGCATCGCGGCGCTAAGCCGCATCGTTGACGTGTTTCCGGGCGATCTGATCCTGACGGGGACGCCGGCGGGTGTCGGTCCCGTGGTTGCCGGCGACACGCTTCGCGCGACCTGCGAGGGGGTCGGCGAGCTTTCGATAACCTATGAGCGCTGA
- a CDS encoding amidohydrolase: MLIVDSQIHLWTNPGGPPHHRQTPYTAPLALADMDEAGVARAINCPAIWDSEANDYAVTVAQAHPNRFATMGWFPLSSPLTKDEIAAFLDRPGMVGLRFVLMRPDDVEAWRAGGLDWLWAAADDLACPVALIMPKAILPDIDPLAARFPHIPFLLDHLNIGPQEKLPDAMNHLDTLLALAAHPNVAVKASATPSMSNGAYPFEDVSPYLERIFAAYGPERMFWGTDFTRMHITLRECIEMFTDHLPWLKGNDLDMVMGRSICDWVKWPA; the protein is encoded by the coding sequence ATGCTGATCGTCGATTCCCAGATTCATTTGTGGACCAATCCGGGCGGCCCGCCGCATCACCGCCAGACGCCCTATACGGCGCCGCTTGCGCTTGCCGATATGGACGAGGCGGGGGTTGCCCGCGCGATCAATTGCCCCGCTATCTGGGATAGCGAGGCGAACGACTATGCGGTCACCGTGGCCCAGGCGCATCCAAACAGGTTTGCGACGATGGGCTGGTTTCCGCTTTCCTCGCCGCTCACGAAGGATGAGATCGCGGCCTTCCTCGACCGGCCGGGAATGGTGGGGCTGCGCTTTGTCCTGATGCGCCCCGACGATGTTGAAGCCTGGCGGGCCGGCGGGTTGGACTGGCTGTGGGCAGCGGCGGACGATCTGGCGTGCCCGGTCGCCCTGATCATGCCCAAGGCGATCCTGCCCGACATCGATCCGCTTGCCGCGCGGTTCCCGCATATTCCCTTTCTGCTCGACCATCTCAACATCGGGCCGCAGGAAAAATTGCCCGACGCGATGAACCATCTCGACACGTTGCTCGCGCTTGCCGCTCACCCCAACGTCGCGGTCAAGGCGAGCGCCACGCCGAGCATGAGCAACGGCGCCTATCCCTTCGAGGATGTGTCTCCCTATCTGGAACGGATATTCGCGGCCTATGGCCCGGAGCGGATGTTCTGGGGGACGGACTTCACCCGAATGCACATCACGCTGCGCGAGTGCATCGAAATGTTCACCGACCATTTGCCGTGGCTGAAGGGAAACGACCTCGACATGGTGATGGGCCGATCGATCTGCGACTGGGTGAAATGGCCGGCTTGA
- a CDS encoding glutathione S-transferase family protein — protein sequence MIDLYSFPTPNGRKISIALEEMGLPYTFHPIDIRKGEQFGAEFLKIAPNNRIPAIVDRETGATLMESGAILIYLAEKSGKLLSTEHECRMRTIEWLMWQVGGLGPMLGQVHHFVHYSPDASDYARERYLSEAKRLYGVLDRRLEDRDFIADDYSIADIAAWPWISRFDWQGIDLNEFPNVRRWYVSLADRPAVQRGYDVPVWINDIPRP from the coding sequence ATGATCGATCTTTATAGCTTTCCCACGCCGAACGGCCGCAAGATCTCGATTGCGCTAGAGGAAATGGGCCTGCCCTACACCTTTCATCCGATCGACATCCGCAAGGGCGAGCAATTCGGTGCAGAATTTCTGAAAATCGCGCCCAATAATCGCATCCCGGCGATCGTCGATCGCGAAACCGGCGCGACGCTCATGGAGTCGGGAGCGATCCTGATCTACCTCGCTGAGAAATCCGGCAAATTGCTCTCGACCGAGCACGAGTGCCGCATGCGCACGATCGAATGGCTGATGTGGCAGGTGGGCGGGTTGGGGCCGATGCTGGGCCAGGTCCACCATTTCGTCCATTACAGTCCCGATGCGTCGGATTATGCGCGCGAACGCTATCTGTCGGAAGCGAAGCGACTCTACGGCGTGCTCGACCGGCGGCTGGAAGACCGCGACTTTATCGCCGACGATTATTCGATCGCCGATATCGCGGCATGGCCCTGGATCTCGCGGTTCGACTGGCAGGGCATCGACCTGAACGAATTTCCCAACGTGCGCCGCTGGTACGTTTCGCTCGCCGACCGGCCGGCGGTCCAGCGCGGCTATGACGTCCCCGTCTGGATCAATGACATTCCGCGGCCGTGA
- a CDS encoding zinc-binding dehydrogenase, giving the protein MDLATERQEDSANGGMRAWVLDGPNELRLGRKAIPTPGFAEVLVRIDAVAICATDLDIIANGPPALINGKLPFRQDFTPGHEYMGTVATLGPGVGDYQVGDRVSVEVHAGCGQCRRCRAGMYTSCLNYGQNYGDHDKGHRANGFTTDGGFAEYAVNHVNTLVRVPDDMSDEVATLAVTAGTSMYGLTELGGLVAGESVAIIGPGPIGLLAVGVAKALGAAPAILIGTRENRLAIGDKLGADALINGREEDAVARVRALTGGVGADYVIDCAGTEQSINDAIHMCSRGGKICLAAFPHGLSNIDLAHAVINNIYLYGIRGEGKSAVRRAMALMAAKRFDAALIHSHTFAMADLPEAIRYARNRVDNAIKVVVRPQD; this is encoded by the coding sequence ATGGATTTGGCGACGGAACGACAGGAAGATTCAGCCAACGGCGGCATGCGCGCCTGGGTGCTCGACGGGCCGAACGAGCTTCGCCTTGGTCGTAAAGCGATCCCGACGCCGGGCTTTGCCGAGGTCCTCGTCCGTATCGACGCCGTAGCGATCTGCGCAACCGATCTCGACATCATCGCGAACGGCCCGCCAGCGCTGATCAACGGGAAACTGCCGTTCCGTCAGGATTTCACGCCGGGGCATGAATATATGGGTACCGTCGCGACCCTCGGTCCGGGCGTGGGAGACTATCAGGTCGGCGATCGCGTCTCGGTCGAGGTCCATGCCGGGTGCGGGCAATGCCGGCGGTGCCGCGCGGGCATGTACACCTCCTGCCTCAACTATGGTCAGAATTATGGCGACCACGACAAGGGGCATCGCGCCAACGGCTTCACGACCGACGGCGGTTTTGCGGAATATGCGGTCAACCACGTCAACACGCTGGTGCGCGTTCCCGATGACATGAGCGACGAGGTCGCGACGCTCGCGGTCACCGCCGGCACCTCGATGTATGGCCTGACCGAACTAGGCGGTCTCGTCGCCGGCGAAAGCGTCGCCATCATCGGCCCCGGGCCGATCGGGCTGCTGGCGGTCGGCGTCGCCAAGGCGCTCGGCGCCGCGCCGGCCATCCTTATCGGCACGCGCGAAAACCGGCTAGCGATCGGCGACAAGCTCGGGGCCGATGCGCTCATCAACGGTCGCGAGGAGGATGCCGTGGCGCGCGTACGCGCGCTGACCGGCGGCGTCGGCGCCGATTATGTGATCGACTGCGCGGGCACCGAGCAATCGATCAACGATGCGATCCACATGTGCAGCCGCGGCGGCAAGATCTGCCTCGCCGCGTTCCCGCACGGGCTTTCGAACATCGACCTCGCCCATGCGGTGATCAACAACATCTATCTCTACGGCATTCGCGGTGAAGGAAAGAGCGCCGTCCGCCGCGCCATGGCACTGATGGCGGCGAAGCGCTTCGATGCCGCGCTGATTCATTCGCACACCTTTGCCATGGCGGACCTGCCCGAGGCGATCCGCTATGCCCGGAATCGTGTCGACAATGCGATCAAGGTCGTCGTTCGCCCCCAGGATTGA
- a CDS encoding GMC family oxidoreductase, which yields MTDWLDGQLCRSSLTVAGEEQEERMPGRWDHVIIGGGTAGCVLANRLSADPVRKVLLIESGIDTPPDAMPADILDPYPLSYVNPKYRWPLQGFALNAAGSGPVPLLHARVMGGGSSIMGMIMLRGLPLDYDGWESSGAKGWGWRDVLPFFRLLENDLDFDGDAHGKEGPTEIRRHQSRDWPELAQAAGRYAEARQVPFIADMNADFRDGYGALPIAGTTERRSTSAMAYLTSEVRRRPNLRILANATATGLLWDGARVAGVRASVGDLEETFDAAEVIVSMGALLSPHFLLREGLGDPQALLDAGVQPRVAVPAMGANLQNHAALLTLAHLKRRAVQRRPQRNHNNSMFRYSSAVAGGTRSDMALMIGTRVTWHAIARRLANITPILMAPAARGRVSLGKIPTAPLIEYNLLGDPLDRARLIEGLGHAVALGTSSEMQQVIGPLVAASRLANAARFNARTRWNDLRTKAIATLFDQVPGLGERAVRSMGEYDLVTLLAEPERLDEFVERNVTPLAHHSGTCRMGAADDPHAVVDPQCRVKGVSGLRIVDASVMPTVPRANTNLPMLMIAEKAAAILLGRD from the coding sequence TTGACTGACTGGCTCGATGGGCAGCTATGCCGCTCAAGTCTGACAGTGGCCGGAGAGGAGCAGGAAGAACGGATGCCGGGGAGGTGGGACCATGTCATCATTGGGGGCGGCACTGCGGGCTGCGTTCTTGCGAACCGGCTTTCTGCCGATCCGGTGAGAAAGGTGCTCCTGATCGAAAGCGGGATCGACACGCCGCCGGACGCGATGCCGGCGGACATCCTTGATCCCTATCCACTTTCCTATGTGAACCCGAAATACCGCTGGCCGCTCCAGGGATTTGCATTGAACGCAGCCGGTTCGGGCCCGGTGCCCCTGCTGCACGCCCGCGTCATGGGGGGCGGTTCGTCGATCATGGGCATGATCATGCTCCGCGGACTCCCGCTCGATTATGACGGTTGGGAATCGTCAGGCGCGAAGGGGTGGGGATGGCGCGATGTCCTGCCATTCTTTCGGCTGCTCGAAAACGATCTCGATTTTGATGGCGACGCGCATGGCAAGGAGGGACCGACCGAGATTCGCCGGCACCAGAGCCGGGACTGGCCGGAACTCGCCCAGGCTGCCGGCAGATACGCCGAGGCACGGCAGGTTCCTTTCATTGCCGACATGAACGCCGACTTCCGGGACGGATATGGGGCGTTGCCGATCGCCGGCACGACCGAACGCCGAAGCACGAGCGCTATGGCCTATCTGACGTCCGAGGTCCGGCGGCGTCCGAATCTGCGCATTCTTGCCAATGCGACGGCGACCGGGTTGCTGTGGGATGGTGCCCGGGTCGCTGGGGTGCGGGCGAGTGTCGGCGATCTCGAGGAAACGTTCGACGCCGCCGAGGTCATTGTCAGCATGGGGGCGCTGCTGAGCCCGCATTTCCTGTTGCGCGAGGGGTTGGGCGATCCTCAGGCGCTTCTTGACGCCGGCGTTCAGCCGCGCGTCGCGGTCCCCGCCATGGGCGCGAACCTACAGAACCACGCGGCGCTGCTGACGCTTGCGCATCTGAAGCGGCGGGCCGTCCAGCGCCGGCCGCAGCGCAATCACAACAATTCGATGTTCCGCTATTCGTCCGCCGTCGCCGGCGGCACGCGGAGTGATATGGCCCTGATGATCGGCACGCGCGTCACCTGGCATGCGATCGCTCGCCGATTGGCGAACATCACGCCGATCCTCATGGCGCCGGCTGCCCGCGGCCGCGTATCGCTCGGCAAGATACCCACCGCGCCGTTGATTGAATATAATCTTCTCGGCGATCCCCTGGATCGCGCGCGACTGATCGAGGGGCTGGGCCATGCCGTGGCGCTGGGGACATCATCGGAGATGCAGCAGGTTATCGGTCCGCTGGTGGCGGCAAGCCGCCTGGCTAATGCGGCGCGCTTCAACGCGAGGACGCGATGGAACGATCTGCGTACCAAGGCCATCGCCACGCTTTTTGATCAAGTTCCGGGCCTCGGAGAAAGGGCCGTGCGCTCGATGGGCGAATACGATCTTGTCACTCTGCTTGCCGAGCCGGAGCGGCTCGACGAGTTCGTCGAAAGGAACGTCACCCCCCTTGCGCACCATTCTGGCACTTGCCGGATGGGAGCGGCGGACGATCCCCACGCGGTCGTCGACCCGCAATGCAGGGTCAAAGGTGTGTCCGGCTTGCGCATTGTCGACGCCTCGGTGATGCCGACGGTGCCCCGCGCCAACACCAATCTGCCTATGCTGATGATCGCTGAAAAGGCTGCCGCCATCCTGCTCGGGCGCGACTGA
- a CDS encoding class II 3-deoxy-7-phosphoheptulonate synthase, whose product MAANWAPDSWILHEARQLPDYPDAAALKAATDQLGSYPPLVFAGEARNLTADLANVAAGKGFLLQGGDCAESFAEFHPNNIRDTFRVLLQMAVVLTFASKLPVVKVGRMAGQFAKPRSAPTETIDGVELPSYRGDNVNDIAFTAAARTPDPARMVQGYSQSAATLNLLRAFAGGGYANLHQVHRWTHDFMGRSPWAAKYAETADRIGEALEFMAACGINPDTVPQLSQTQFYTSHEALLLPYEQAMTRQDSLTGEWYDTSAHMLWIGDRTRFEGSAHVEFLRGVGNPIGLKCGPSLEPDELLRLLDTLNPARTPGRVTLITRYGHDRIEAAFPRLLRAVTREGHPVVWSCDPMHGNVVKAANGYKTRPFERILAEVRGFFAVHRAEGTHAGGIHAEMTGQNVTECTGGAIDVTEQTLADRYHTHCDPRLNAGQSLELAFLLAEMLNEEMAERRKAAA is encoded by the coding sequence ATGGCCGCCAATTGGGCCCCCGACAGCTGGATCTTGCATGAAGCGCGCCAGCTTCCCGATTATCCCGACGCCGCCGCGCTGAAGGCGGCGACGGACCAGCTTGGCAGCTATCCCCCCCTCGTCTTTGCCGGCGAGGCGCGCAATCTCACCGCCGATCTGGCGAATGTCGCGGCGGGCAAGGGCTTCCTGCTGCAAGGCGGCGATTGCGCGGAAAGCTTCGCGGAATTCCACCCGAACAACATCCGCGACACGTTCCGCGTGCTGCTCCAGATGGCGGTGGTGCTGACCTTCGCTTCCAAGCTGCCGGTGGTGAAGGTCGGCCGCATGGCGGGCCAGTTCGCCAAGCCGCGCTCAGCCCCGACCGAGACGATCGACGGGGTGGAACTGCCGAGCTATCGCGGCGACAACGTCAACGACATCGCCTTCACGGCGGCGGCGCGCACGCCCGATCCGGCGCGCATGGTGCAGGGCTACAGCCAGTCCGCCGCGACGCTCAACCTGCTGCGCGCCTTCGCCGGCGGCGGCTATGCCAATCTGCATCAGGTGCATCGCTGGACGCACGATTTCATGGGGCGCTCCCCGTGGGCGGCGAAATATGCCGAGACGGCGGACCGCATCGGCGAGGCGCTGGAGTTCATGGCCGCGTGCGGGATCAATCCCGATACGGTGCCGCAGCTTTCGCAGACGCAATTCTACACCAGCCACGAGGCGCTGCTGCTCCCCTATGAGCAGGCGATGACGCGGCAGGATTCGCTGACCGGCGAATGGTATGACACCAGCGCGCATATGCTGTGGATCGGCGACCGCACGCGCTTCGAGGGATCGGCGCATGTCGAATTCCTGCGCGGCGTGGGCAATCCGATCGGCCTGAAATGCGGCCCCTCCCTCGAGCCGGACGAGTTGCTGCGCCTGCTCGACACGCTCAATCCGGCGCGCACGCCGGGGCGCGTCACGCTCATTACCCGCTACGGCCACGACAGGATCGAGGCCGCCTTCCCCCGCCTGCTCCGCGCCGTGACGCGCGAAGGGCATCCGGTGGTGTGGAGCTGCGATCCGATGCACGGCAACGTCGTGAAGGCCGCCAACGGCTACAAGACGCGCCCGTTCGAGCGCATCCTCGCCGAGGTGCGCGGTTTCTTCGCCGTGCACCGCGCCGAGGGCACGCATGCGGGCGGCATCCATGCCGAGATGACCGGGCAGAACGTCACCGAATGCACCGGCGGCGCGATCGACGTGACCGAGCAGACGCTGGCGGACCGTTATCACACGCACTGCGACCCCCGCCTCAACGCCGGCCAGAGCCTGGAGCTGGCCTTCCTGCTGGCGGAGATGCTGAACGAGGAAATGGCGGAACGCCGCAAAGCAGCGGCTTGA
- a CDS encoding SDR family oxidoreductase: protein MDLGLNGRTAIVCASSHGLGRACAAELARAGCDLVINGREAEPLAAAARAIRDESGVRVEAVAGDVADPGVQRALIDAAGTVDILVNNNGGPPLRDFRQLDGEAIHAGLDANMVAPIRMVQQVIDGMIERGFGRIVCVTSGSVKAPVAGLDLSSGARIGLTGFLAGIARQVAASGVTINFLLPGLFATRRLEGVNRFTAQTQGIDMDEAERRNRERIPARRFGDPAEFGAACAFLCSKQAGFITGQSLLIDGGNYAGIM from the coding sequence ATGGACCTCGGACTCAACGGCCGCACCGCGATCGTCTGCGCATCCAGCCACGGCCTCGGCCGCGCCTGCGCCGCCGAGCTGGCCCGCGCGGGGTGCGATCTCGTCATCAACGGCCGTGAGGCGGAGCCGCTCGCCGCCGCCGCGCGGGCGATCCGCGACGAAAGCGGCGTGCGGGTGGAGGCGGTCGCCGGCGATGTCGCGGACCCCGGCGTGCAGCGCGCATTGATCGACGCCGCTGGCACCGTCGACATCCTCGTCAATAACAACGGCGGCCCGCCGCTGCGCGATTTCCGCCAGCTCGACGGCGAAGCGATCCACGCCGGGCTGGACGCCAACATGGTCGCGCCGATCCGCATGGTGCAGCAGGTGATCGACGGCATGATCGAGCGCGGCTTCGGGCGGATCGTCTGCGTCACCTCCGGCTCGGTGAAGGCTCCCGTCGCGGGCCTCGACCTTTCCAGCGGCGCGCGGATCGGGCTGACCGGCTTCCTCGCCGGGATCGCGCGACAGGTCGCCGCGTCGGGCGTGACGATCAACTTCCTGCTCCCCGGCCTGTTCGCGACCCGGCGGCTGGAGGGCGTCAACCGCTTCACCGCGCAGACGCAGGGCATCGACATGGACGAGGCCGAGCGCCGCAACCGCGAGCGCATCCCCGCGCGCCGCTTCGGCGACCCGGCCGAGTTCGGCGCGGCCTGCGCCTTCCTCTGCTCGAAACAGGCCGGCTTCATCACCGGGCAGAGCCTGCTGATCGACGGCGGCAACTATGCCGGGATCATGTAG
- a CDS encoding carotenoid oxygenase family protein produces the protein MAGTVETTIRSVVAKGIEVVADFNRKHLPKTDHPFLTGIHLPLGGEMTLVDLPVTGTIPAALDGRYLRIGPNPVAPDPAGYHWFVGDGMVHGIALKHGKALWYRNRWIRSRAVGAALGEPPAPGPRHGDFDTVNTNVVGIAGRTWALVEAGSYPVELDETLEGQTYNPFGGTLEGSFTAHPHLDPLTGEHHAIAYEATDPGTIRHVVISAEGKVVRELPIAVKNGPSIHDCAITARYAVILDLPVTFSMKALIGGHRFPYRWNPDHRARVGLLPRHGTAAEVIWCDVDPAYVFHVANAYDDADGRVVMDVCAYETMFAGGPEGPNGRNLGLERWTIDPVGRTVARRTIDASPQEFPRPDERRFGQPYRYAYAMALPKSEEDQFLGATRLYKHDLETGARETHDFGTGRYPGEFVFVPAGTDAGEDEGWLIGLVIDLPHETTDLAIIDARNFSGPPVASVRVPHRIPPGFHGSWLTSQGG, from the coding sequence ATGGCCGGAACTGTCGAAACCACGATCCGCTCGGTCGTCGCCAAGGGCATCGAGGTCGTCGCCGACTTCAATCGCAAGCATCTGCCGAAGACCGACCACCCCTTCCTCACCGGCATCCACCTGCCGCTCGGCGGCGAGATGACGCTGGTCGACCTGCCCGTCACCGGCACGATCCCGGCGGCGCTGGACGGGCGCTACCTGCGCATCGGCCCGAACCCGGTCGCGCCCGATCCGGCCGGCTATCACTGGTTCGTCGGCGACGGCATGGTCCACGGCATCGCGCTCAAGCATGGCAAGGCGCTGTGGTATCGCAACCGCTGGATCCGCTCGCGCGCGGTGGGCGCGGCGCTGGGCGAGCCGCCCGCCCCCGGCCCGCGCCATGGCGACTTCGACACGGTGAACACCAATGTCGTCGGCATCGCCGGCCGCACCTGGGCGCTGGTCGAGGCCGGCAGCTATCCGGTCGAGCTGGACGAGACGCTGGAGGGGCAGACCTACAATCCCTTCGGCGGCACGCTGGAGGGATCGTTCACCGCCCACCCGCACCTCGATCCGCTGACCGGCGAGCACCACGCCATCGCCTATGAAGCGACCGACCCCGGCACGATCCGCCACGTCGTCATCTCGGCGGAGGGCAAGGTGGTGCGCGAATTGCCGATCGCGGTGAAGAACGGCCCCTCGATCCACGATTGCGCGATCACCGCGCGCTATGCGGTGATCCTCGACCTGCCCGTCACCTTCTCGATGAAGGCGCTGATCGGCGGGCACCGCTTCCCGTATCGCTGGAACCCGGATCATCGCGCCCGCGTCGGCCTGCTGCCGCGCCACGGCACGGCGGCGGAGGTGATCTGGTGCGACGTCGATCCCGCCTATGTCTTCCATGTCGCCAACGCCTATGACGATGCCGACGGGCGCGTGGTGATGGACGTCTGCGCCTATGAGACGATGTTCGCCGGCGGGCCGGAGGGGCCGAACGGCCGCAACCTCGGCCTCGAACGCTGGACGATCGACCCGGTCGGCCGCACCGTCGCCCGCCGCACGATCGACGCCAGCCCGCAGGAATTCCCCCGCCCCGACGAGCGGCGCTTCGGCCAGCCTTATCGCTACGCCTATGCGATGGCGCTGCCCAAGAGCGAAGAGGACCAGTTCCTCGGCGCGACCCGGCTCTACAAGCACGATCTGGAAACCGGCGCGCGCGAGACGCACGATTTCGGCACCGGCCGCTATCCCGGCGAGTTCGTCTTCGTCCCCGCCGGGACGGACGCGGGGGAGGACGAGGGCTGGCTGATCGGCCTCGTCATCGACCTGCCGCACGAGACCACCGACCTTGCGATCATCGACGCGCGGAACTTCTCCGGCCCGCCGGTCGCCAGCGTCCGCGTGCCGCATCGCATCCCGCCGGGCTTCCACGGCAGCTGGCTGACTTCACAAGGCGGCTGA
- a CDS encoding TetR/AcrR family transcriptional regulator: protein MSTSGLPLRAATGYLGLVTKAYHHGDLRAALLAAGVALIEEQGADDLSLRELARRVGVSATAVYRHFPDKAALMAALGREALAKLAAAQREASARAGGGAAGFSATGAAYVRFARDNPGLFRLVFAHQAPAGLHDEVPDDAMTMLKTAAAALAPAGTDPRIFALRAWALAHGLAMLMLDGQVEVDDAAIDAAIDTSALRDC from the coding sequence TTGTCAACATCCGGCTTGCCGCTACGGGCGGCGACGGGCTATCTCGGGTTGGTGACCAAGGCATATCATCATGGCGATCTGCGCGCGGCGCTGCTGGCGGCGGGGGTGGCGCTGATCGAGGAGCAGGGCGCCGACGACCTGTCGCTGCGCGAACTCGCCCGGCGCGTCGGGGTGAGCGCCACGGCGGTCTATCGCCATTTCCCCGACAAGGCGGCGCTGATGGCCGCGCTGGGGCGGGAGGCGTTGGCGAAGCTGGCGGCGGCGCAGCGCGAGGCGTCGGCGCGGGCGGGCGGCGGCGCTGCGGGGTTCAGCGCGACGGGGGCGGCCTATGTCCGCTTCGCGCGCGACAATCCGGGGCTGTTCCGGCTGGTCTTCGCGCATCAAGCGCCGGCGGGGCTGCATGACGAGGTGCCGGACGATGCGATGACGATGCTGAAGACGGCGGCGGCCGCGCTCGCCCCGGCCGGTACGGACCCGCGCATCTTCGCGCTCCGGGCATGGGCGCTGGCACACGGCCTCGCGATGCTGATGCTCGACGGTCAGGTCGAGGTGGATGACGCGGCGATCGACGCGGCGATCGACACCAGCGCGCTACGCGACTGCTGA
- the rfbA gene encoding glucose-1-phosphate thymidylyltransferase RfbA, which translates to MKGIILAGGSGTRLHPATLAINKQLLPVYDKPMIYYPLSVLMMAGIRDILIISSPEFIDNYRRMFGTGADWGLAVSYAEQPRPEGLAQAFTIGRDFVGGDNVALVLGDNIFFGAHLTDLLASAVARKDGATVFSYRVEDPERYGVVELDASGRAISLEEKPAQPKSNCAVTGLYFYDNRVLDLARDLKPSARGELEITDLNRLYMEAGDLYVEQMGRGYAWLDTGTHDSLLEASEFVRTIQHRQGIQIACLEEIAFHHGFISADQALARGNALAKTAYGRAIVNAVRERTGSAVA; encoded by the coding sequence GTGAAGGGAATCATCCTCGCCGGCGGGTCCGGCACGCGGCTGCACCCGGCGACGCTGGCGATCAACAAGCAGCTCCTGCCGGTCTATGACAAGCCGATGATCTATTATCCGCTGTCGGTGCTGATGATGGCCGGCATCCGCGATATCCTGATCATCTCCAGCCCCGAGTTCATCGACAATTACCGCCGCATGTTCGGCACCGGCGCCGACTGGGGCCTTGCCGTCTCTTATGCCGAGCAGCCGCGCCCCGAGGGCCTCGCGCAGGCATTCACCATCGGGCGCGATTTCGTCGGCGGCGATAACGTCGCCCTGGTGCTGGGCGACAATATCTTCTTCGGCGCGCACCTCACCGACCTGCTGGCCAGCGCTGTGGCGCGGAAGGACGGCGCGACCGTGTTCAGCTATCGCGTCGAGGACCCGGAGCGCTACGGCGTGGTCGAGCTGGACGCCAGCGGCCGCGCGATCAGCCTCGAGGAAAAGCCGGCGCAACCGAAATCGAACTGCGCCGTCACCGGCCTCTATTTCTACGACAATCGCGTGCTCGATCTAGCCCGCGACCTCAAGCCCTCAGCCCGCGGCGAGCTGGAGATCACCGACCTCAACCGCCTCTACATGGAGGCCGGCGACCTCTACGTCGAGCAGATGGGGCGCGGCTATGCCTGGCTCGACACCGGCACCCACGACAGCCTGCTCGAAGCCTCCGAGTTCGTCCGCACCATCCAGCACCGCCAGGGCATCCAGATCGCCTGCCTCGAGGAAATCGCCTTCCACCACGGCTTCATCTCCGCCGACCAAGCCCTTGCGCGCGGCAACGCCCTCGCCAAAACCGCCTACGGCCGCGCCATCGTCAATGCCGTCCGCGAGCGAACGGGGTCAGCAGTCGCGTAG